Below is a genomic region from Acidobacteriota bacterium.
CTCAAACCACCAGCTCATCCAGATCCTTCAGCGGCCGGCCATCGACCACTATGCCGACTCGCTACCCCCCCTTGGCGAGTTCACCTCCGAACTCCCCGGCAGGCCCCGAACCGTAGTGGTCTACGATCAGGGCTACGGCTTCGTGACACGATCGCTTCTGGACTCGGTGGAAGCCCTGGCCCGGGACCAGGGGCTGAAGGTCGTCATCGACGCCCATCCGGAGCATGTCCGCTGGTATCCCCGGGCCGACCTTTTCACCTTCAACGCCGGAGAAATCGTGGCAGCGGCGGCTCAACTGGGGGAGTCCGACTCCAGCCCGGAGCGGGCGGGCCGGCGGGTGGCCGAGAGGCTGGACTCGAATGTTCTGGTTACCCGCGGAAGCCAGGGGATGACCATCTTCCCCACCTCGGGCCGGCCGCAGACCATTCCCGCCGACCCGGTGCCACTGGCGGACCGCGCGGGAGCCGGCGACAGCGTGACCGCCGTTCTGGCCCTGAGCCTGTCTGCCGGCGCCGACCTGAAATCGGCGGCAGCCCTGGCCAACAAGGCCGCGGCCACGGTGGTTTGCAAGCCCGGCATCGCCTACCTGAATCCGGAAGAGCTGCTGAATCTCTTTCACCCCCAGATCAGCAGCCTGCTGCGCGAGAGCGTCGAGGTGAAACAGCGCCTGATCACCGAGCAACTCCCGGAGATCGAACGGGTGGTGAGGGCCATCATTCAGACCTACCGCGACCACAAGACCGTCTACGCCTTCGGCAACGGAGGGAGCGCCGCCGACGCCAACCACTTCATTACCGAACTGGTGGGCCGTTTCCGCATCGAGCGCAAGGGACTCCCGGCCTTCTCCTTTTCCACCAACGAGATCCTGATGACCTCCATCGCCAATGACTACGGGTACGAAAGCACCTTCACCCGCCAGGTGGACACCTTCGTCAAGCCCGGGGACCTGGTGGCGGCCTTTTCGACCAGCGGAAAGTCGGAGAATGTCGTGCGGGCCATCCAGATGGCCAAGGAAAAGGGGGCCACCACGGTCGGCTTCACCGGATCCTCCGCCGGGAGCTTTCCCGAGCTGTGTGATCTCTGCATTCAGGTGCCTTCCGACAACACCCCCCGTATCCAGGAATCCCACCTGGTGGTCGTCCACATCATCTGTGAACTGCTGGAAAAGGAGTTGGCCCTGACGGACCCGATAAAAGACCCCCCTGTTCCCGTCCGGCCTTCAGGCCAAGACCCCCATGGAAACACGAGTCAAGAATAGCCTGGAATGCATCCGGCAGATCTCCGGCGTGCGGGTGCTGGTGGTCGGCGATGTCATGCTGGACACCTACCTGGCTTGCCGGGCCTTGGGCGTGGCCGACGAAGCCCCCGTCCCCCTGCTGGAAGTCCGAAGCCAGTCCCGGGCGCTTGGGGGAGCCGCCAACGTGGCGCGCAACCTGGCCCGGCTGGGTGCCCACACCGCCCTGACAGGAATGGTAGGAGGCGATTCCGAGGCCGAGGCGGTTAAAAGGCTGCTGCGGGAATCGGGTGTGGAGGGGGCCCTGCTCGAGAGTCATAGGCCGACCACTCTCAAGACCCGCGTGCTATCGGGAGATCACTACTACCTTCGGCTGGACGAAGAAGAACTCTCGCCTTTGACCGAAGCCGAACAGGCTGCTTTGGCTGCCCGAATCGAAGCTCGATTGAGCGAGGTCGATCTGCTGGTGGTCTCCGACTACGACAAGGGGTTGCTCTCTCCGAGCCTGGCCGAGCGGATCGAACGCTTGGCCCGGGAGAGCGGCCGCCGGATCGTGGCCGACCTCAAGCCCCGAAACGCCCTCAACTGGCGCCACCTGCACCTGATCGCCCCCAACCTGAGCGAAGCCCGTTCCCTTAGCGCCCAACTCGATTCCGGAGGGGAACCGGGCGATGACGTCGAGACCATTGCCGAAACGCTCAGATGCCGGATGGGCTGTGCTGTAGTTCTGAAGATGGGCAGCCAGGGCATGCTGATTGCGCCACCCTCCGGCTCCACCTGCCGCCTTGATGCCCTCTGCCCTTCCCCGGTGGAGGTCTCGGGAGCCGGCGACACAGTGCTGGCAACGCTGGCCGCCGCTCTGGCCCAGGGCGCCGATCTGCACCAGGCCGCCCGGCTGGCCAACCTGGCCGCGTCCATCTCCGTCTCCAGGCCCGGCACCCACGCCGTCTCGGCAGCCGAGCTGACGGAGGCGGTGACTCAATCAGAAAAGGCACAAGGTGCCTGACACGAGCAGAAAGACCGCTGCCCACCTCCGAAACACCTTCTCCCCAGCCCGGAGATGGACAAAGTGACCCAACAGGGTCGCCGCCACCAGAGCCGGCAGCAGAGTCAGGGCCAACTGCAACCCCTGAGTGTCCAGCAGCCCCTGGTGGGCATACAATCCGAGCCTCCAGGCGTACTCGACGGCAAACAGCACGATCAGCGTCGCCCGAAATGCTGCCTTGTCCAGGGCCTGGCTCGAGAGGAAGGCCACATAGGCCGGGCCGCTGGTTCCGAACATTCCTCCCAGCAATCCTCCCGCAAGCCCCGCCGCCAGCCCCCATCGGCTGGACACGACCGGGGCTGAGGGCGTATTTCGCAGGAAGAACAAACCGACCCCAATGACAGCTACGCCCAGGACAATCTCCATAGGCCGGTTGCCCCAGGAAGCCAGCAAATAGACTCCCGCAAGGCTACCGGGCACCGCCCCGGCCAACAGCCGCAACAGGTTGGCCCGGTCGACCCTGCGAACGGCGCCGGGCACCAGCAGGATGCTGAGAGCCACCTCCAGGCAGGATTCGACAGGAACGATAAACTTCAGGGGAAAGAGCAGCGCCAGCAGGGGAATGCTGAGCAACGCCCCTCCGAACCCGGAAAAGGATCGGAAGAAAAAGGCAAACAGGATGATGGCCTGAGCAGCCAGCAGGGATGGATTCATGGAATTGCGAGTTTTAAGCCGTCATCGACCAGGAAGAACTCCATTAATTCTACCAACCAATAATCGGCGTCGGTTTGGTCATCCCTGTCTTCGCTATCATCCGCCTTGATGTTTCAGTGCGCCGGTAGTGTTGTGGCCGCCTGCTGTAACAGCGGTCGCCCTTGGATGATTGGTATTGAAATATGCATATTCATATGTATAATTTGGGTGATGCGGCTCCTTTGACGCGAACCCAAGCGGCAAGCCAACCTCAAGAAGCATGGACTGGATTTCGTCGACGCTGAGCATGTCTTCAAGGGTCCTCTGTTCACCTTTGAAGACAACCGCGAGAACTACGGCGAACAGCGTTGGATCACGCTTGGGCTTTTGGGCACGAAGGTCGTAGTAATCGTGCATACTGAAACTGAAGATGCACTCCGTGTTATTTCCATGCGTGAGGCAGACAACGATGAAAAGCTTCTCTTCTTCAGCAACCTGTAATGATCGTGATGAATATCCCAAGGTGACACAAACGGACCTGGACCGGGCCACATTCCGCGTCGGACTCAAGCCCGCCCCACGCAAGCAACGCATCACAATCTCGCTGGACACAAACCTCGTCGAATACTACAAGGCAAAGGCAGGGAAGCGCGGGTATCAAACCCTGATTAACGAGACATTGAGGCAGGCGAAGGAACAGGAAGAGTTGGCCGATACGTTACGGAGAGTCATTCGAGAGGAATTGCATCGCGAAAAGCACTACGGCAGCACCTGACGAAAATGTCCAAGCGGTAGTGGTTCCGCCGCCCGTACAGTGACGGCAATTACCTGACAGTTCCCCTTCCAGGGCAGATACAGCAGCCCCCCCATCACCGGAAAAACCCCCGCCAGGCGACGTCGACCAGGGTGTGGAGCAGGGCCGGGGCCATCAGGTTGCGGGTGCTGGCGTAGGCTCGGCCGTAGACCAGTCCGGCCAGGGTGGCCAGCAGGAAGTAGCGCCAGTCGGGGCTGGGACCGTTGTTGAGATGGGCGGCGCCGAAGATGAGCGCGGCCACTCCCAGAGCCACAGTGGGGCGGCCGATCGCTTTTTCCAGCAGGTTCTGAATGATGCCTCGGAACAGCAGCTCCTCGGGAATGCCGATGAAAATGAAAATTCCCAGCGCCATCGGCAGGAGGGCGCCGGGTGAGGCAAACTCCTCGGCGGGCTGGAGGAAGCCGGTCAGAAGGCCCAGCCCGATGGCTACCGGGGCGTACAGCGCGAAATACCCCGCGGCAACCCGCCAGTCCACCGCCCGCCAGCGCCACCGATAGCCCACCCCATCCAGGCCCTGCAGGCAGACCACGCAGAACACACCCAGGCAGGTCCCGACCAGCGCGCTCATTCCATAAGCCAGGCCCCCAGCGGGCCAGGTCCAGACTCCTTTCATCAAGCCGAAGTCCAGGGGAAGCCACAGCACCAGCGCCACCAGCCACTCCTGCCAGTGAAATCGATTGGCAAGCCTTCGGGTGAACAGGACGATCAGAAGAGGGACAGTCAGGTAAAGGGCCAGTTTGAGATACGGTAAAAATCCCAGCGTATCGGTAGCGCCGCCGTAAATTTGGTAGGGAATCCAGAGAACGGTTGCAAACGGCAGCACCCGGCCTGCGTTGGGCCCAAACCAGTCCCCGAGAGTCTGTTGAAGGGGTGGGTAACCCAAGAGAAGGAAGAGGAAGAAGTAGCTGTTCAGGCAGAGGGCCGCCAGTCCGGTTCGCAGGTCGACAGCGACCTGCCCGCCGGAGAGTCCCCAGGCCAGCAGGTTGATGCCTATCAGAATGAGACAGATCGTCAGGACCGGAAGCTTCATCTATTGAACGTTCCTGGAGCCGTGCGGGGACTGCAAGGGATTGCCCAAACGCCCCATCGATCGGACCGGCGGCGTCCGCCGCCAGAGTTCCGGGACCCCAAACGAGGGGGTTGATGTATTATGCCCTGTCTCCGAGAGGGGAGGCAGCGGCTTTTCTACCATGACCCGGAAACCCAAATCCCTGTGGCCGACTACCGCCTGGGCCCTGATCCTGGGAATCGCCTTTCCCCTGTCCCTGCAGGCCTACATTGGACCGGGGGCGGGTTTTGCCTTCGTTTCCTCCTTTCTGGTGCTGCTGCTGGCCGTCCTGCTGGCTGGCTTTTCCCTCCTCTCCTGGCCCCTGCGGCTCCTGGCGGGCCTCTTCTTCAAGCGCAAGCGAGGGAACCGGCAAAAGACCGACTTTTCCCGGGTGGTGGTTGTGGGATTCGACGGCATGGATCCCAAGCTGGCCGAAGGCTTCATGAAGGAGGGTCTGCTACCCAACTTCCAGAAGCTGAAGGAGCGGGGCGACTTCACCGCACTGGCCACCAGCTTGCCGGCCATTTCCCCGGTGGCCTGGTCCTCCTTCTCCACCGGAGTGGACGCCTCCTACCACAACATCTACGACTTCCTCACCCGGGACCCCTGCACCTACGCCCCCATCCTGTCCTCGGCCCAGATCAGCGCCGCCTCCCGGGTGTTCTCGGTGGGCAAGTACCTGATCCCCCTGGGAAAGCCCCGGGCCAGCCTGAAACAAAAGAGCAAGCCCTTCTGGAATATTCTGGGTGAACGGGGCATCTTCAGTTCCATCATCCGCGTCCCGGTCACCTTCCCGCCGGAGAAGTTTCACGGAGTGCTGCTCTCCGGCATGTGCGCTCCCGACCTGAAGGGCTCTCAGGGAACCTTCTCGCTTTACACCAGCAACGGCGACCCCTCCGGATCAGCGCTCGGAGGAACGCGGTACCCGGTCTCCCTCAGCGACAACCCGATCCGCACCGCGCTCCACGGGCCAGAGAACCCGCTGATTCGCGACGGGGGAGAGTTGACCTTGCCCATGGAGATCCGGCTGGACCCCTCCGGAGACCGGGTTCGCATTACCGTCTCGGACCAGGAGTTCGAGCTGGAACAGGGTAGCTACTCTCCCTGGACTCGGGTGGTCTTTCGACCCGGGCTGGGAATGAAGGTCCACGGGATCTGCCTCTTCCACCTGAATCGAATCTCGCCCCACTTCGAGCTCTACGCCTCCCCCGTCCACATCGATCCCGAACGCCCCATCCTGCCGATCTCGCACCCCTTCATCTACTCAGTCTACCTGGCCAAGCTGATCGGGACCTACGGCACCCTGGGGCTGGCGGAAGACACTTGGGCCCTCAACGAGGGGGCCATCGACGAAGAGGCCTTCCTCAAGCAGGCCTACCTGCTGTACGAAGAGCGGGAGAAGATGTTCTTCAAGGTCCTGGAGCGCACCCCCAAAGGAGTCTGCGCCTGCGTCTTCGACACCACCGATCGGGTTCAGCACATGTTCTTCAGGTGCCTGGACGCCGATCACCCCTCCAACCGCGGCAAGGAAACCGAGAAATACCGGAACGTGATCCGCGACCTCTACATTCGAATGGATCGCCTGTTGGGTCGGCTATTCCAGGTCCTCGACGACAAGACCCTTTTGCTGGTCATCTCCGACCACGGGTTCACCCAGTTCAAGCGGGGACTCAATCTGAATGCCTGGCTTCGGGACAACGGCTATCTCTTCCTCAAGGAGGGTCGCAACGAGAGCGGCGATTGGCTGCAGGGAGTCGACTGGGAACGAACCCGAGCCTTCGCCCTGGGACTGACCGGAGTGTTCATCAACCGCAAAGGACGAGAAGCCAGGGGAATCGTGGAGGAGGGCGAGCCCCTGGCGGCCTTGAGAAACGAAATCTCCCGGAAGCTGACCGGGCTGGTCGACCCCGAGACGGGCCAAACCGCCATTCGGAGGGTGGTTGAAACGGAGAGAACCTTTACCGGCCCCTATACCCACGAGGCTCCCGATCTGCTGGTAGGATACAATGCCGGCTATCGAACCTCGTGGGCCGGCGCCACGGGACGGGTCACCCCATCGCAGTTCGAGGACAACACCCGGCACTGGAGCGGCGACCACTGCGTGGACCCCGTCCTGGTTCCCGGTGTCCTCTTCAGCAATCGAAAGATCCAACAGGAGAATCCCGGGCTGACCGACATCGCTCCCACCGTGCTCAAGGCGCTGGGAGTGGAGCAGCCGGGCCACATGAAGGGACGCCCCCTGATTTAGACTTCCCGGAGGCGGCCGGTCCGGTCCCGCCCCCCAACGCATGGAGAGAATGTCATGTTTGGCAGCAGGATCAAGCTGGACGGCGAGTTGCTGAGCCGATGCCGCAAGCAGGCGGAACAGCTCGGCTACAGCTCGGTCGAGGAATTCATCACCCACGTCCTGGAAAGGGAGTTGAGGGCCATGGAGGGAACCGGGGGCGAGCCCGCGGCAGATGAAGAGGAGATCGCCAACCGCCTGAAGGGGCTCGGGTATATCGAATAGTCCGACTCCCCCGGCTTGCTTCGATCCAGATCGGAACCTCAATCCGACCCACCATGGAGCTGTTCAACCGCACATTGAGCCTGGCGACCGACCTGGTGATGGCACCCTTAAGGGGGCTTTCGCCCTCGACCTCCCTGCTGTTGCTGTCAGCCGCCATGGGCCTCCTGTTTCTGCTGGTTTTCCGTCTGACCTCCAACCAGGACGCCATCGGAAGGCTGCGGCGGCGGATGGGGGCCCACCTGCTGGAATTCCGTCTCTTTCAGCACAGCCTCGGCATCCAGTGGTCGGCTCTGTCCCGCATGCTGCTGGCCAACCTGATTTACTTGAAGTATGCCGTACGGCCCCTGTTGGTCATGCTGGTTCCGCTCGGCCTGCTGCTGATCCAGTTGGACCAGTGGTATGGATACCATCCCCTCAAACCGGATGAGACCGTCCTGGTGTCGCTGAAACTGTCGGGAGAGGGAGATCTCACCAAGGTGCGGCTGGAGACCGGCGACCACCTGGAACCGGTGGGAAGACCCCTGCGCAGCCCGCACTCCGGAGAGGTGAACTGGAGCGTCCGCCCGCAGCGGCAGGGGAACCAACTGTTGACCTTTCTGTTCGAGGGCCGGCAGGTGCACAAGCGGATCGTCATCTCCAACCAGGGGCTGGCGAGGGTCTCGGCGGTCACTCCGTCCCGAAATTTCTGGGAAGTCCTGCAGCACCCGGGAGAGCCGCCTCTGCCGCCGGACTCCTTCGCAGAACGCATCTCGGTGGATTACCCCGCCCGCAGGATCGACCTGCTGGGATGGGAAACCCACTGGCTGATCTTCCTCCTGATCGTCTCCACTCTCGCGGCCCTGGCCTTCAAGCGGCTTCTCCGGGTTCAGATCTAGGAGTGTTCGTTCCATGACCAAGATCCTGGTGATCGGGCTCGACTGCGCCGCCCCCGAGATCCTATTCGGGGATGAAAGACTCACCCACTTTCGACGGCTCATGGCCAACGGCTGCTACGGCAGGCTGGAGAGCGTGATTCCCCCCATCACCGTTCCCGCCTGGATGTGCATGGCCACCAGCCAGGATCCCGGATCGCTGGGCGTGTACGGCTTTCGCAACCGGGCGGACCACTCCTATGACGGCCTCCGCTTCGCCGACGCCCGATCCATCCTGGAGCCGGCCATCTGGGACCAGGTGTGCCGGCAGGGTGGGCGTTCGAACATCATCGGCGTTCCCCCGTCCTATCCGCCCAGGCGGGTTGACGGCATCTGCGTGGGGTGTTTTCTGACTCCCGACACCGCCCGCAACCGGTACACCCATCCCGCCCTCATCCAGGAGAGGATCTCCCAACTGGTCGGGGACTACCCGGTAGACGTGAGTGGCTTTCGCACCCACCGCAAGGACTGGTTGAAGCAGCAGATCGACTCCATGACACACACCCACTTCGAGGTGGTCCGCCACTTCCTGCGCCACTCCAAGTGGGACTACTTCCAGTTCGTGGAAATCGGCCTGGACCGGATCCACCACGGCTTCTGGCAGTATCACGACCCGCGCCATCGCCTCTTCGAGGCGGGCAACCCCTATTCGGAAGTGGTCGGCGATTACTATCGGCTACTGGACGAGGAGGTGGGGAAGCTGCTGGAACTGCTGGACAAGGAGACGGTCATCCTGGTGGTCTCGGACCACGGAGCCAAGCCTCTGGACGGGGGTTTCTGCGTCAACGAATGGCTCATCCGCCAGGGCTGGCTGGTCTTGAACCGCTATCCCGGGGATGCCACGCCCTTCGGCCAATTGGCGGTCGACTGGGATCGGACCCGGGTCTGGAGCGAGGGAGGCTACTATGCCCGGGTCTTCCTGAACGTCAAGGGCCGGGAGCCTCGCGGAATCATTAGCCCGGAGGACTATGATCCCTTCCGCGACGAGGTGGCCGCCAGGCTGGAAGCCATCCCGGATGACCTGGGCCGTCCCATGGGCACCCAAGTCTTCAAGCCCGAACGGGTCTACCGCTCGGTCCGCAGGGTGGCCCCCGACCTGATCGCCCACTTCGGGGGACTGGCCTGGCGCTCCATCGGATCGGTGGGCCGGCCGGAACTGCACTTGCAGGAGAACGACACCGGCCCCGACGGCTGCAACCACGCCCAGCACGGCGCCTTCATTCTCAACGCCCCCGGACTCTCACGGCGTGGAGAAGTCCAGGGTGCCCACCTGCTGGACATGGCGCCAACGCTGCTCCGGCTAGGCGGCTACGACCTGCCGGGTTCCATGCAGGGAACCCCGCTCTTCAGTTGAGTCCCGGCTCGGCAGCAGCCGATCGCCTCCCTATCGGAGCCACTCGTCCCGGTGCTCCCGCACATAGTCGTCGTCGTTGAGATGGGGATAGGCCTGGTAGACGCGGTCGATCTCCTCCAGTTGCCCCGGTCCCAGGGTTTCTTCCGGATCCAGGCACCAGATGCCCTCCAGCAGGCCCTGGCGGCGCAGCACTTCGTGCAACCCCGGGACGCAGCCCCGAAAATCGTTGGCCGCATCGAAAAAGGCCGCATTGCTGTCGGTCACCTCGATGGCCAGCCTCAGCACCGATTCCGGCAGTGTCCCGTCGCCGTTGCGGTAGCCGTGGCACTCCTCCAGGATCTCGACCGCCCGCCGGGTCCACACGGCCCAGTGCCCCAGCAGGCCCCCGACGATCCGCAGCTCCACCTCCTTCCCCCGGATCCGGAAGCGATGAGGGGTGATGAGGTCCATCACAATGTTGTCGTCGTTTCCTGTATAGAGGGCGATGTCCTCTCGTCCCGCCTCCGCCACCGCGCGCAGCACCTCCAGGGTGTGGTAGCGGTTGAAGGGCGCCAGCTTGATGGCGACCACCTCCGGAAGTTCCACGAATCGGCGCCAGAACCCGTAGGACAGCTCCCGGCCGCCGATGGTCGACTGCAGGTAGAAGCCGAACACCGGGGTGACCCGGGCCACCTCGCGGCAGTGGTCCAACAGCTCCTGGTCGTCGGCCTGGCTCAGGGCGGCCAGGTTCAGAAGGCCGGCATGGTATCCCAGCTCTTGAATCAGTTCCGCCTCGGCCACCGCTTGAGACGTGGGGCCGCAGATCCCGGCGATCCTCAGCAGGGGCTCCGGCCGGTTGGCGTCGGCCCGATCCATCTCTTCCCGGGTCAACTCCAGCACGGGTCGAAACAGGTCATGCCTGGGATCCCGGATGGAAAATTGGGTCATGTGAACGCCCAGGGCCAGACCTCCCGAACCGGCTGCGATGTAATAGCGGGACAAGGCGCGCTGCCGCCGCTCGTCCAGCTTGCGGCCGGCCGTCAGGGCCAGGGGATGGGCGGGGATGACCACTCCCCTGGAAAGCAGGGAATGCAAGTGTTGACTCAACACGGCTACCTCCTGAAAGGCGGACTAGAATCGGCCGTCACGAACCTGGAAATGGGTGGGCTTGTCCAGGCTGGGACCGCCGCGCATCACCCAGTCGGCGATCCAGCCCAGCAGCCGTTCAATGGCTACCCGGGGCCGGCCGAGCCTCCGATAGCCGCGGCGCC
It encodes:
- a CDS encoding PfkB family carbohydrate kinase; translation: MLPLSLVSQFKDQCVLIAGDTHIDREVYGDVHRLAPESPVPVLQITSKRAIPGGAANVARNISRLGGQAALYGFFEGDEASREILGELREEGVQVLSAPPTAPYRLPERRRFFASNHQLIQILQRPAIDHYADSLPPLGEFTSELPGRPRTVVVYDQGYGFVTRSLLDSVEALARDQGLKVVIDAHPEHVRWYPRADLFTFNAGEIVAAAAQLGESDSSPERAGRRVAERLDSNVLVTRGSQGMTIFPTSGRPQTIPADPVPLADRAGAGDSVTAVLALSLSAGADLKSAAALANKAAATVVCKPGIAYLNPEELLNLFHPQISSLLRESVEVKQRLITEQLPEIERVVRAIIQTYRDHKTVYAFGNGGSAADANHFITELVGRFRIERKGLPAFSFSTNEILMTSIANDYGYESTFTRQVDTFVKPGDLVAAFSTSGKSENVVRAIQMAKEKGATTVGFTGSSAGSFPELCDLCIQVPSDNTPRIQESHLVVVHIICELLEKELALTDPIKDPPVPVRPSGQDPHGNTSQE
- a CDS encoding bifunctional ADP-heptose synthase; the encoded protein is METRVKNSLECIRQISGVRVLVVGDVMLDTYLACRALGVADEAPVPLLEVRSQSRALGGAANVARNLARLGAHTALTGMVGGDSEAEAVKRLLRESGVEGALLESHRPTTLKTRVLSGDHYYLRLDEEELSPLTEAEQAALAARIEARLSEVDLLVVSDYDKGLLSPSLAERIERLARESGRRIVADLKPRNALNWRHLHLIAPNLSEARSLSAQLDSGGEPGDDVETIAETLRCRMGCAVVLKMGSQGMLIAPPSGSTCRLDALCPSPVEVSGAGDTVLATLAAALAQGADLHQAARLANLAASISVSRPGTHAVSAAELTEAVTQSEKAQGA
- a CDS encoding sulfite exporter TauE/SafE family protein — encoded protein: MNPSLLAAQAIILFAFFFRSFSGFGGALLSIPLLALLFPLKFIVPVESCLEVALSILLVPGAVRRVDRANLLRLLAGAVPGSLAGVYLLASWGNRPMEIVLGVAVIGVGLFFLRNTPSAPVVSSRWGLAAGLAGGLLGGMFGTSGPAYVAFLSSQALDKAAFRATLIVLFAVEYAWRLGLYAHQGLLDTQGLQLALTLLPALVAATLLGHFVHLRAGEKVFRRWAAVFLLVSGTLCLF
- a CDS encoding BrnT family toxin; the protein is MDFVDAEHVFKGPLFTFEDNRENYGEQRWITLGLLGTKVVVIVHTETEDALRVISMREADNDEKLLFFSNL
- a CDS encoding BrnA antitoxin family protein; protein product: MKSFSSSATCNDRDEYPKVTQTDLDRATFRVGLKPAPRKQRITISLDTNLVEYYKAKAGKRGYQTLINETLRQAKEQEELADTLRRVIREELHREKHYGST
- a CDS encoding type II CAAX endopeptidase family protein; protein product: MKLPVLTICLILIGINLLAWGLSGGQVAVDLRTGLAALCLNSYFFLFLLLGYPPLQQTLGDWFGPNAGRVLPFATVLWIPYQIYGGATDTLGFLPYLKLALYLTVPLLIVLFTRRLANRFHWQEWLVALVLWLPLDFGLMKGVWTWPAGGLAYGMSALVGTCLGVFCVVCLQGLDGVGYRWRWRAVDWRVAAGYFALYAPVAIGLGLLTGFLQPAEEFASPGALLPMALGIFIFIGIPEELLFRGIIQNLLEKAIGRPTVALGVAALIFGAAHLNNGPSPDWRYFLLATLAGLVYGRAYASTRNLMAPALLHTLVDVAWRGFFR
- a CDS encoding alkaline phosphatase family protein gives rise to the protein MTRKPKSLWPTTAWALILGIAFPLSLQAYIGPGAGFAFVSSFLVLLLAVLLAGFSLLSWPLRLLAGLFFKRKRGNRQKTDFSRVVVVGFDGMDPKLAEGFMKEGLLPNFQKLKERGDFTALATSLPAISPVAWSSFSTGVDASYHNIYDFLTRDPCTYAPILSSAQISAASRVFSVGKYLIPLGKPRASLKQKSKPFWNILGERGIFSSIIRVPVTFPPEKFHGVLLSGMCAPDLKGSQGTFSLYTSNGDPSGSALGGTRYPVSLSDNPIRTALHGPENPLIRDGGELTLPMEIRLDPSGDRVRITVSDQEFELEQGSYSPWTRVVFRPGLGMKVHGICLFHLNRISPHFELYASPVHIDPERPILPISHPFIYSVYLAKLIGTYGTLGLAEDTWALNEGAIDEEAFLKQAYLLYEEREKMFFKVLERTPKGVCACVFDTTDRVQHMFFRCLDADHPSNRGKETEKYRNVIRDLYIRMDRLLGRLFQVLDDKTLLLVISDHGFTQFKRGLNLNAWLRDNGYLFLKEGRNESGDWLQGVDWERTRAFALGLTGVFINRKGREARGIVEEGEPLAALRNEISRKLTGLVDPETGQTAIRRVVETERTFTGPYTHEAPDLLVGYNAGYRTSWAGATGRVTPSQFEDNTRHWSGDHCVDPVLVPGVLFSNRKIQQENPGLTDIAPTVLKALGVEQPGHMKGRPLI
- a CDS encoding alkaline phosphatase family protein, which translates into the protein MTKILVIGLDCAAPEILFGDERLTHFRRLMANGCYGRLESVIPPITVPAWMCMATSQDPGSLGVYGFRNRADHSYDGLRFADARSILEPAIWDQVCRQGGRSNIIGVPPSYPPRRVDGICVGCFLTPDTARNRYTHPALIQERISQLVGDYPVDVSGFRTHRKDWLKQQIDSMTHTHFEVVRHFLRHSKWDYFQFVEIGLDRIHHGFWQYHDPRHRLFEAGNPYSEVVGDYYRLLDEEVGKLLELLDKETVILVVSDHGAKPLDGGFCVNEWLIRQGWLVLNRYPGDATPFGQLAVDWDRTRVWSEGGYYARVFLNVKGREPRGIISPEDYDPFRDEVAARLEAIPDDLGRPMGTQVFKPERVYRSVRRVAPDLIAHFGGLAWRSIGSVGRPELHLQENDTGPDGCNHAQHGAFILNAPGLSRRGEVQGAHLLDMAPTLLRLGGYDLPGSMQGTPLFS
- a CDS encoding dihydrodipicolinate synthase family protein — protein: MLSQHLHSLLSRGVVIPAHPLALTAGRKLDERRQRALSRYYIAAGSGGLALGVHMTQFSIRDPRHDLFRPVLELTREEMDRADANRPEPLLRIAGICGPTSQAVAEAELIQELGYHAGLLNLAALSQADDQELLDHCREVARVTPVFGFYLQSTIGGRELSYGFWRRFVELPEVVAIKLAPFNRYHTLEVLRAVAEAGREDIALYTGNDDNIVMDLITPHRFRIRGKEVELRIVGGLLGHWAVWTRRAVEILEECHGYRNGDGTLPESVLRLAIEVTDSNAAFFDAANDFRGCVPGLHEVLRRQGLLEGIWCLDPEETLGPGQLEEIDRVYQAYPHLNDDDYVREHRDEWLR